ATTTGATCTGGTGTCAATGGTGAaccatcattattaaatccaACAATATACATTTTAGGGGTTCTGTAAGAAGTTGAGTAAGTAATGTATAAATCATAATATCTTCTTGATGAGTCTACTGGTACCTCTACtatatcatcttcttctccATCCTCTAATGCCATGCCTTTCATCATTTCGTCGATATCCAATGGAGCTGCATTTACAGAATTCGAGTGAAGATTCTTTTCATTGGATTGATCTATTTTAGCGTTGGATTGCGAATCTGTTCCTTCTGGTTTCTTAGATATTGTTTCTTCCAATAACCAGCCATCCTCATCAGACTTGCCATCATTTATTTCACTatctataataatttccCTTGTTAATCCATCGGTAGTGTTATTAGCGCTGTCTGGTGCTCTCTTATTGCAAACAACCTTCCTACTTACTAGGAATTGCCTATCCTTTGGTAGGAAATCTCTAAAGCTGACATCGTTAGTAGCCTTATTCCAGTACCATGTTGGAAACATGCTTGTTAAATAATCACCAGCTTTAACAAACTCGTTTGGAGTGATCTGGCCAGTAGTTTGGAAAGTCGATGTATTAGTAACCGGAGTCCAATATTCTCTCCAACTACTTAATTTAGATCTAATCATAGttgattattataaatgAATGTGAAATGAAAGTATAATTGTAAGTGTATATATTtgtgatattttttaatgatatatgcaaatcaaaatatagaCTAAAACCAAAAagtaatatttatcaaaagcCTAATTCCTTCTAATGCAGATATAGGTatgtttctttttgttgTCTGTgttattctttaaaaaataatatagttTAAAACACAAGCTAAATTAGTTACACTTTTAGAGTTTATCCGTTTTGATTGgttatatataatagttATCGTgttctttaaattctttggCTCTGATCCTTAAAAAGCTAAACATCACGTTCACAAATTCCTGAATCACTCTGCTAGCGAATCTGTGTTACCCGTCACACAAGATATTTTGCATTTTCGGACTGTGAAAATTTCAGTTGTTTTATTTACCTTTTAGAtgttatattaatttttgaagtatTTGATGCCCTTTAATTCTTATATAcgaaaatatatatataaaaacaatatttcTAACTTAAGAAGTTGATTCAGTTGGATAAAAATTTGactagaaattatattaagaTAACTTAAAGTCTATTATACTCAGGATTTTTGATAAAGGTTCAGAGAAACCAGGTGGCTTCACGtgattttagaaataaagagggataataatatttggtattattatattcttcCATATTTTGCAAAAGTCCAATATTTTACATTCACTTTTaggatatatatatatatttgatatacGTTTATATACACACGTGTACTAttcaatctttttttttggtaataaaaaagagCATTAGCAAGTAAATATTATACTATGGGTCTAACAAACCGTCGAGGCAGAAGCTCAAGCTTAAGGAGAGGTAGCattgaagaatttcaaaatgaGGAAAAAGCTAGATCAGAAGATCGTTCAAGGTCCTTAGAGCGATTAGGTGTAGTCCGTAGGGTATCTCATCATGATAATAGGATGAATGaagatttgattttaattcaagCTGCTAAAAAGAGATGGAGAGACTCAAGACGATTAGTTTTCACATTAGGTACTTTACTTGGTATTTTAATAGCGTTTTATTTTGGATCAGATCATGTTAACAATACTGACCTATTCGATAAAATGGTTAATTTTGACGCCCTTAAGGATTACATCGATGATTGGAAGGACGTAGTACCTCAAGGGTTCAGTTCCTTCATTTATGAATTAcaagaaaattatatacCATCTACATCTCCATCAAATAATCTGTCTGAAAATTTTGCTGTAGGCAAGCAACTGAAGGCTGAATTGAACATAACAGCAAAACATCCAGTTATTATGGTACCGGGAGTTATATCTACTGGTATTGAAAGTTGGGGTGTTTCCGGAGATGGTGAATGTGATAGCACTCCGCATTTCAGGAAAAGATTGTGGGGCTCATTTTATATGTTAAGAACAATGGTACTAGATAAATTATGTTGGTTAAAACATTTGAAACTGGATCCTTTAACTGGATTAGACCCTGAAAACTTCAGAATGCGTGCCTCACAAGGTTTTGAATCAAGCGATTTCTTTGTCGCAGGCTATTGGATTtggaataaaattatacaaaACTTGGGTGCTATTGGATACGATTCAGACAAGATGACTACAGTAGCTTATGATTGGAGATTGGCATATTTAGACCTGGAACGTAGAGATAGATATTTTACGAAAGTTAAACATCATATAGAAATGGTTCATGATCTATCAGGTGAGAAAGTTTGTCTGGTTGGGCATTCAATGGG
This genomic stretch from Henningerozyma blattae CBS 6284 chromosome 1, complete genome harbors:
- the ATG3 gene encoding Atg3p (similar to Saccharomyces cerevisiae ATG3 (YNR007C); ancestral locus Anc_6.297), whose protein sequence is MIRSKLSSWREYWTPVTNTSTFQTTGQITPNEFVKAGDYLTSMFPTWYWNKATNDVSFRDFLPKDRQFLVSRKVVCNKRAPDSANNTTDGLTREIIIDSEINDGKSDEDGWLLEETISKKPEGTDSQSNAKIDQSNEKNLHSNSVNAAPLDIDEMMKGMALEDGEEDDIVEVPVDSSRRYYDLYITYSTSYRTPKMYIVGFNNDGSPLTPDQMFEDISPDYRTKTATIEKLPFLKKSIPSVSIHPCKHANVMKILFDRIRLARQNRRKQEEENAKATPTDLTTTDVTTTTPSHATTLPEENSKEDGWEDLQDDINDSLRVDQYLIVFLKFITSVTPSIEHDYTMEGW